One genomic segment of Candidatus Angelobacter sp. includes these proteins:
- a CDS encoding prolyl oligopeptidase family serine peptidase has product MRKLTSEDTSYRGSWFTVALLLSLAELFSGCGQGGHQAVVKHVSGAPSYEDFESIPIALEPVWSPTGQELLYMASTMVRKEFRIYRVSAEGGAPQLLLDDVTAGEPAWSPDGRRIAFTSKRSGRPQVWLMNRDGTGLEQLTRSSAEFTGQASWSPNGKEVAFFSIPKPQIWVISLADRKPRPFAVGNHPAWSPDGKRIAFVEVASETNSVTVKDVATGAVKNLRCSQTMSGDNPAMPRVSWSADGQHLISAILTNGCWQIIVIDVGKDALEAMSSLDGSILSQTVSPDGQRIACSIEDTDHPPSIQVRAANGTDKKQITAVPAFVRAKLVTYTSADGLKIPAFLYLPKADTARLPAIVWLHGGAHGFAGNQFDDQIQYFAAHGFVVLAVNFRSSAGFGPDLARLDPTGKKQMEDVVASTAYLKTVSGVDPNRIAVLGQSGGALLALFAITHEPGLFAAAVDFYGPTDLVTWYKNSRESRAMLIAILGGTPTEKPDAYRAASPDKFVENIRTPLLIVHGDADAAVPISQALELAKLLQKANKRFELVRIEGGDHGFRTRRAEALERTFVFLSNTLRN; this is encoded by the coding sequence ATGAGAAAGCTCACATCAGAGGATACCAGCTATCGCGGCAGTTGGTTCACTGTCGCCCTTTTGCTCAGCCTCGCCGAGTTATTTTCTGGCTGTGGGCAGGGCGGCCATCAGGCGGTCGTCAAACATGTTTCTGGTGCCCCTTCCTATGAAGATTTCGAGAGCATCCCGATAGCTTTGGAGCCAGTATGGTCCCCCACTGGGCAGGAATTACTGTACATGGCCAGCACGATGGTGCGAAAGGAGTTTAGGATTTATCGGGTTTCGGCGGAGGGAGGAGCGCCACAACTGCTGCTGGACGATGTCACGGCAGGCGAGCCCGCGTGGTCTCCAGACGGTCGGCGCATCGCATTTACCTCCAAACGCAGTGGCCGGCCCCAAGTGTGGTTGATGAATCGGGACGGCACAGGGCTGGAGCAGCTCACCAGGTCTTCTGCCGAATTTACCGGCCAAGCTTCCTGGTCGCCGAATGGCAAGGAGGTGGCGTTCTTCTCCATCCCCAAGCCTCAGATTTGGGTCATTTCTCTGGCCGACCGGAAGCCACGTCCGTTCGCCGTCGGCAATCACCCGGCGTGGTCACCCGATGGCAAGCGGATCGCCTTTGTGGAAGTTGCTTCTGAGACCAACAGCGTGACCGTCAAAGATGTCGCTACTGGCGCGGTGAAGAATCTCCGATGTTCCCAGACCATGAGCGGCGACAACCCCGCCATGCCCAGGGTCAGTTGGTCAGCCGATGGTCAGCACCTGATTTCAGCGATTCTAACCAACGGTTGCTGGCAGATAATTGTCATCGATGTCGGAAAAGACGCCCTCGAAGCGATGAGCTCGCTTGACGGCTCAATATTATCTCAAACGGTTTCGCCAGATGGACAGCGCATCGCGTGCTCTATCGAGGATACCGACCATCCGCCATCTATCCAAGTGCGTGCTGCCAATGGCACGGACAAAAAGCAGATCACGGCTGTCCCGGCGTTTGTTAGAGCGAAGTTGGTCACCTACACAAGCGCCGATGGCCTCAAGATTCCTGCGTTCCTTTACCTGCCAAAGGCTGATACTGCGAGACTCCCCGCCATCGTTTGGCTGCACGGGGGCGCGCACGGGTTCGCTGGGAACCAGTTTGACGATCAAATCCAGTATTTTGCCGCGCACGGGTTCGTTGTGCTGGCGGTAAACTTTCGTTCCAGTGCCGGCTTCGGACCCGATCTGGCGAGGCTCGATCCCACGGGCAAAAAGCAGATGGAGGACGTCGTCGCCTCGACCGCATATCTAAAGACCGTATCTGGCGTGGACCCCAACCGTATCGCTGTGCTGGGTCAGAGTGGAGGAGCCCTTCTGGCGCTGTTTGCGATTACCCATGAACCGGGCCTGTTTGCGGCAGCGGTGGACTTTTACGGGCCAACGGATTTGGTAACCTGGTACAAGAACAGTCGAGAGTCACGTGCCATGCTCATCGCGATCCTGGGCGGAACCCCCACTGAAAAGCCTGATGCTTACCGAGCTGCATCGCCCGACAAGTTCGTCGAAAATATCCGCACGCCCCTTCTGATCGTTCATGGTGATGCCGATGCTGCAGTGCCCATCAGCCAGGCTCTCGAATTGGCCAAATTGCTGCAGAAAGCCAACAAGCGATTTGAGTTGGTCCGCATCGAGGGCGGTGATCATGGCTTTCGAACGCGCAGGGCAGAGGCTTTGGAAAGGACATTTGTCTTCCTCTCCAACACGCTGCGCAACTGA
- a CDS encoding H-X9-DG-CTERM domain-containing protein: MIELLGVIAVIAVLTALLIVAVLKAKERARQMVCVNNVRQLGLALQGAVTENHTYPLVINPSWIAVLQHTQLSNSTNRTSVSQYLSQGVWQCPSAHKPSGFSPDKGYASYGYNWYGLSARTDMNSLGLGGHNVWNGPRLAAPPVNESEVANPSEMMAIGDGFEGGNKIIHDGGMALWRIYGLQDYLGSTERSDARHQGKANVAFCDGHVESPTLQLLFEDTSDAALVRWNRDHQPHREKLGQ; the protein is encoded by the coding sequence TTGATCGAATTGCTGGGCGTTATTGCCGTCATTGCGGTTCTCACTGCGCTTTTAATCGTGGCAGTTTTGAAAGCAAAAGAAAGGGCGCGGCAAATGGTTTGCGTCAATAACGTGCGTCAGCTTGGTCTCGCTCTACAGGGAGCCGTCACAGAGAATCACACGTATCCGTTGGTGATAAACCCGAGTTGGATAGCTGTTTTGCAGCACACGCAGCTTTCAAACTCTACGAATCGAACTTCCGTTTCCCAATATTTGAGCCAAGGCGTCTGGCAATGTCCCTCGGCCCACAAGCCGTCCGGTTTTTCTCCGGACAAAGGCTACGCAAGTTATGGTTACAACTGGTATGGGTTGAGCGCGCGGACGGATATGAATTCACTCGGACTTGGCGGGCATAATGTTTGGAACGGCCCGCGTTTGGCCGCGCCGCCTGTGAATGAATCGGAAGTTGCAAATCCCAGCGAGATGATGGCGATCGGCGACGGATTTGAAGGAGGAAACAAAATCATCCACGATGGTGGAATGGCGTTATGGCGGATTTACGGCCTGCAGGATTATTTGGGAAGCACCGAGAGATCCGATGCGCGTCATCAAGGCAAGGCCAATGTGGCGTTTTGCGACGGCCATGTCGAATCGCCCACGCTGCAACTCCTTTTCGAAGACACCAGCGATGCGGCCTTGGTTCGGTGGAATCGAGATCATCAACCGCACCGGGAGAAGCTGGGCCAATGA
- the dxs gene encoding 1-deoxy-D-xylulose-5-phosphate synthase translates to MNRYLDMVDSPEHVKKLKLDQLQQLAEEIRHELITVLSRNGGHLGPNLGVVELTIALHRVFSTPKDKFVWDVSHQSYVHKLLTGRKNRFNTIRTTDGLNGFSLRTESEHDCYGAGHAGTALSAALGMCAARDQRRSDENVVCIFGDAALTNGISFEALNNIAHTTKKFVGILNDNEWSIAKNVGAIANYLNKIITHPSYNRLHKDFERLMKRLPKGELALRLAHKAEEGFKGAVTEVSLRPTDSHLGTDGRGGFGNSVIFEEMGLRYIGPINGHDLPLLISVLEYAKISELPVVLHVLTKKGKGYDVAIQHPEKFHGTGPYDIKTGTGPAPKPGTPPNWQDVFGQAMVKLCQKDNSVVGITAAMPSGTGLKALEKAMPTRYYDVGIAEEHGVIFAAGMATMGYHPVCAIYSTFLQRAYDCLHHDVCLQDLPVIFCMDRAGLSANDGPTHHGLFDIAYLRCLPNLIAMAPKDEDELVDMMFTATHQNHPCFIRYPRGPAEGVPIKDMPRLLEIGKAEVIQNFSPLSDSLSPSEGERGRVRGGGRKVAFFALGNMQKMARQAAEQLAADGCDCAIINPRFTKPLDAAITEFFGRAADVVVTLEDHALMGGYGSSVLELFSDKHVTTPVVRIGWPDQFIEHASSVDYLRQKHGLTAENAVAQVKSQFADEPLASQSVAVT, encoded by the coding sequence ATGAACCGATATCTCGACATGGTGGACAGTCCGGAGCACGTCAAGAAACTCAAGCTGGACCAGTTGCAGCAACTGGCGGAGGAAATCCGCCACGAACTGATCACGGTCCTGTCCAGGAACGGCGGTCATCTGGGACCGAACCTGGGCGTGGTGGAGCTCACCATTGCCCTGCACCGCGTCTTTTCCACACCGAAGGATAAATTTGTCTGGGACGTGAGCCACCAGAGCTACGTCCACAAACTGCTCACCGGACGCAAAAACCGGTTCAATACCATCCGCACCACGGACGGTTTGAATGGCTTTTCCCTCCGCACCGAGAGCGAGCACGATTGTTATGGGGCGGGACATGCGGGCACGGCCCTGTCCGCCGCGCTGGGCATGTGCGCGGCGCGGGACCAGCGGCGCAGCGACGAGAACGTGGTTTGCATCTTCGGCGATGCGGCGCTGACCAACGGCATTTCCTTCGAGGCGCTCAACAACATCGCGCACACGACGAAAAAATTCGTCGGCATCCTGAATGACAACGAGTGGAGCATCGCCAAGAATGTCGGCGCGATTGCCAATTACCTGAACAAGATCATCACGCACCCTTCCTACAACCGGTTGCACAAGGATTTTGAGCGGCTGATGAAGCGTTTGCCCAAGGGCGAACTGGCGTTGAGACTCGCGCACAAGGCCGAGGAAGGCTTCAAAGGCGCGGTCACGGAAGTTTCGCTGCGGCCGACCGACAGTCATTTGGGCACGGATGGCCGCGGCGGTTTTGGCAACAGCGTCATCTTCGAGGAAATGGGCCTGCGCTACATCGGGCCGATTAACGGCCACGACCTGCCGCTGCTCATCAGTGTTCTGGAGTACGCGAAGATTTCCGAGCTGCCGGTAGTGCTGCACGTCCTGACGAAAAAAGGCAAGGGCTACGATGTCGCGATCCAGCACCCCGAAAAGTTTCACGGCACCGGCCCTTACGACATCAAGACCGGCACGGGACCGGCGCCGAAACCCGGCACGCCGCCGAACTGGCAGGATGTTTTCGGCCAGGCGATGGTGAAGCTCTGCCAAAAGGACAACTCGGTCGTCGGCATCACGGCGGCCATGCCCAGCGGCACCGGGCTGAAGGCGTTGGAGAAAGCGATGCCCACCCGCTACTACGACGTGGGCATCGCCGAGGAGCACGGCGTTATTTTCGCCGCGGGTATGGCGACGATGGGTTACCATCCCGTTTGCGCGATTTACTCGACGTTCCTCCAGCGCGCCTACGACTGCCTGCATCACGACGTTTGCCTCCAGGATTTGCCGGTGATTTTCTGCATGGACCGCGCCGGCCTGAGCGCCAACGACGGCCCGACGCACCACGGCTTGTTCGACATCGCCTATCTGCGCTGCCTGCCGAACCTCATCGCGATGGCGCCGAAGGACGAGGACGAACTGGTGGACATGATGTTCACCGCGACGCACCAGAATCATCCCTGTTTCATCCGCTATCCGCGCGGGCCGGCGGAAGGCGTGCCGATCAAGGACATGCCGCGCCTGCTCGAAATCGGCAAAGCGGAAGTGATCCAAAACTTTTCACCTCTTTCCGATTCCCTCTCCCCATCGGAGGGGGAGAGGGGCAGGGTGAGGGGTGGCGGACGGAAGGTCGCGTTCTTCGCGCTCGGCAACATGCAGAAAATGGCGCGCCAAGCCGCTGAACAACTCGCGGCGGACGGCTGCGACTGCGCCATCATCAATCCGCGCTTCACGAAACCGCTCGACGCCGCGATCACGGAATTCTTTGGTCGCGCGGCCGACGTGGTGGTCACGTTGGAAGACCACGCGCTCATGGGTGGTTACGGCAGTTCGGTTCTCGAACTGTTCAGTGACAAGCATGTCACGACGCCGGTCGTGCGCATCGGCTGGCCTGATCAATTCATTGAACATGCTTCCAGTGTGGATTACCTGCGCCAGAAACACGGACTGACAGCGGAGAACGCGGTGGCTCAAGTGAAGTCTCAATTTGCTGACGAACCGCTGGCATCACAGTCAGTCGCGGTGACTTGA
- a CDS encoding exodeoxyribonuclease VII small subunit — protein MSKTTKAAAAQSSTAKDLPFEEALKKLEGIVEAMESDELPLETLLARFEEGTRLARICQSKLSEAELKIRQLEKSAGGELTLKPVSLADDSAAE, from the coding sequence GTGTCGAAGACAACCAAAGCGGCGGCAGCCCAGTCCTCCACCGCCAAAGACCTGCCTTTTGAAGAGGCGCTGAAAAAGCTCGAAGGCATCGTCGAAGCCATGGAGTCCGATGAGCTGCCGCTGGAGACGCTGCTGGCCCGCTTCGAGGAAGGCACGCGCCTTGCCAGAATCTGCCAGTCCAAACTTTCGGAAGCGGAGCTCAAGATCCGGCAACTGGAAAAAAGCGCCGGCGGCGAACTGACGCTCAAGCCGGTCTCGCTCGCCGATGATTCCGCCGCGGAATAA
- a CDS encoding ABC transporter permease: MNWRAFFALIRKDLTLHFNNRRAVIITIAVPIVIASFFGFIMGGASGEHKNTGVSVDVVDLDRGAATREITTNLLNDANLRVGVLGEAEARQAVVQGKVPVAVIFPKDFGDSAARAFFRPIEKPEIIVLQDPSRDVEASMVKGILMQHVMQAISKRAFSGDDGRKLMHESLDSLDGGAGLSDSDKQMLRELLTSAERWMTRAEASGATNSGPFGGGGMRLPYEVRSEKLTAKQETRYNGYAHSFAGMTMQFVLMAAIEFGVGILYERQRGLWRRLRAAPLSRGMLLGSRATSGALISLITLAICWGFAVIVFKVRIDGSWLGFIGCNVGIAVLAASIGLLLAAIGRTPEATRGIAIFAILMLVMLGGAWMPSFIFPQWLQKVTLVMPTRWAMDGLDGATWRGLGLGSALGAIAVLFGFAILLGAIAVARFRWEED, from the coding sequence ATGAACTGGCGCGCTTTTTTCGCTCTCATTCGCAAAGACCTCACGCTGCATTTCAACAACCGCCGCGCGGTGATCATCACCATCGCCGTGCCGATTGTCATCGCCTCGTTTTTTGGATTTATCATGGGCGGCGCCAGCGGTGAACATAAAAACACCGGCGTGTCGGTGGACGTCGTTGATCTGGATCGCGGCGCGGCCACCCGGGAGATCACCACCAATCTTTTGAATGACGCGAATCTCAGAGTCGGCGTGCTCGGGGAGGCGGAGGCGCGGCAGGCCGTGGTCCAGGGGAAGGTGCCGGTGGCGGTGATTTTCCCGAAAGACTTCGGGGACAGCGCGGCGCGGGCGTTCTTTCGGCCGATAGAAAAGCCGGAGATCATCGTTCTGCAGGACCCGTCGCGTGACGTCGAGGCGAGCATGGTGAAGGGCATCCTGATGCAACACGTGATGCAGGCGATCAGCAAGCGCGCGTTCTCCGGCGACGACGGCAGAAAACTGATGCACGAGTCGCTCGATTCGCTGGACGGCGGCGCCGGGCTGAGCGACAGCGACAAACAAATGCTGCGCGAACTGCTCACGAGCGCCGAGCGCTGGATGACGCGCGCCGAGGCGTCGGGCGCGACCAACTCGGGCCCCTTCGGCGGCGGCGGCATGCGGCTGCCTTACGAAGTGCGCAGCGAAAAGCTCACGGCGAAGCAGGAGACCCGCTACAATGGTTACGCGCATTCGTTTGCGGGCATGACCATGCAATTTGTGCTGATGGCGGCCATTGAGTTCGGCGTCGGCATTCTCTACGAACGCCAGCGCGGATTGTGGCGGCGGCTGCGCGCCGCGCCGCTCTCGCGCGGGATGCTGCTGGGGAGCCGCGCGACCAGCGGCGCGCTGATTTCGCTGATCACACTGGCGATCTGCTGGGGTTTCGCCGTCATCGTTTTCAAAGTGCGGATTGACGGCAGCTGGCTGGGGTTCATTGGTTGCAATGTCGGCATTGCCGTGCTGGCGGCGAGCATCGGTTTGCTGCTCGCGGCCATCGGCCGTACGCCGGAAGCAACACGCGGTATCGCCATTTTCGCCATCCTGATGCTTGTGATGCTCGGGGGCGCGTGGATGCCATCCTTCATTTTTCCCCAGTGGCTTCAGAAGGTCACCCTGGTCATGCCGACGCGCTGGGCGATGGACGGACTGGATGGGGCGACGTGGCGCGGGCTGGGATTGGGATCGGCGCTGGGCGCGATCGCCGTCCTGTTCGGCTTTGCCATCCTGTTGGGTGCAATTGCAGTGGCGCGATTCCGCTGGGAAGAGGATTGA
- a CDS encoding ABC transporter ATP-binding protein encodes MKTPARPQSALLEVREVSKSFGTLRAVDGVSFHVNAGECLALLGPNGAGKTTTLSIVTGLITPDRGEVLIEGRRLAGDTDAIKSRMGLVPQELALFEDLSASDNLRFFGALYNLEAVTLKQRMAAALDLVGLGDRGQDKVKTFSGGMKRRLNLACALLHDPQLLLLDEPTVGVDPQSRNAIFDNIAALRARGKTVLYTTHYMEEVERLCDRVVIIDSGKVIADDTVTGLKNRATRACHLKIELANPDGATWLDELKTLAGVRSAGLNANELVVALDELATSAPTVLSFLTQRRQAFVHLQSERPNLESVFLELTGHNLRDK; translated from the coding sequence GTGAAAACGCCAGCCAGGCCGCAGTCCGCGTTGCTTGAAGTGCGGGAGGTTTCGAAAAGCTTCGGCACATTGCGCGCCGTGGATGGTGTATCATTTCACGTGAATGCAGGCGAGTGCCTCGCGTTGCTCGGACCGAATGGCGCGGGCAAGACCACCACGCTTTCCATCGTTACAGGTCTCATTACGCCGGACCGGGGCGAAGTGTTGATCGAAGGGCGCAGGCTGGCGGGTGACACCGACGCGATCAAGAGCCGGATGGGGCTGGTGCCGCAGGAACTGGCTTTGTTTGAGGATTTGAGCGCAAGCGACAACCTGCGGTTCTTCGGTGCGCTCTACAATCTGGAAGCGGTGACGCTCAAGCAGCGCATGGCGGCGGCGCTGGATCTGGTTGGCCTTGGCGATCGCGGACAGGACAAGGTGAAAACGTTCAGCGGCGGCATGAAGCGGCGATTGAACCTCGCGTGCGCTTTGCTGCACGATCCACAACTGTTGTTGTTGGACGAACCGACCGTGGGTGTTGATCCACAGAGCCGCAACGCCATCTTCGATAACATCGCCGCCCTGCGCGCCCGCGGCAAGACGGTGCTGTATACGACGCATTACATGGAGGAGGTGGAACGGTTGTGCGACCGGGTCGTGATTATCGACAGCGGCAAGGTCATTGCCGATGACACGGTGACGGGCTTGAAAAACCGCGCGACCAGGGCCTGCCATTTGAAAATCGAACTCGCGAACCCGGACGGCGCTACGTGGCTCGATGAATTGAAAACCCTCGCGGGAGTACGCTCCGCGGGTTTGAATGCAAATGAACTGGTGGTGGCGCTCGACGAACTGGCGACCAGCGCTCCGACGGTCCTGAGCTTTCTGACACAGCGGCGGCAGGCGTTCGTGCACCTGCAAAGCGAGCGTCCCAACCTGGAATCCGTCTTTCTCGAACTGACCGGGCATAACCTCCGCGACAAATGA